One Streptomyces sp. SAI-135 DNA segment encodes these proteins:
- a CDS encoding DMT family transporter, protein MSALALSVLLSLVSAVAYAGGAIVQEQVAVSHPDEQFAPLRRASWWAAVALNGLGGLLHVVALAYGPLSLVQPLGALTIVFALPMAALFVGRRAGATAWRGAIMATVGLAGLLSLVGASDAHSLGTAQRVFAGLVTALAVLALMIAGRAAHRHPVVRSVLLATASGIAFGMSSVFTKTVAVDWSGGLSAGDLPSLAAIGVLATAGLMLSQASYRGAGLAAPLATLTVVNPVVAAVVGITMFGETFRYGTTGTALALSCGVVAAGGLILLTTERIQRTHAEPAAAADTGGGSVLVAAPAEEPADALVREGVLVEQIAALREELLVPAPGLTEELLVPAPGLPEAASAGGSSEKLPDPGGEPPAYYGPFYGAAYIPMPVLDRHRSRVTS, encoded by the coding sequence ATGAGTGCCCTCGCGTTGTCCGTGCTCCTCTCCCTCGTCTCCGCCGTCGCCTACGCGGGCGGAGCGATCGTGCAGGAGCAGGTCGCGGTGTCGCACCCCGACGAGCAGTTCGCGCCGCTGCGCCGGGCGAGCTGGTGGGCGGCGGTCGCGTTGAACGGCCTGGGCGGACTCCTGCACGTGGTGGCGCTCGCCTACGGCCCGCTCAGCCTGGTCCAGCCGCTGGGCGCCCTGACGATCGTCTTCGCGCTGCCGATGGCCGCGCTGTTCGTCGGCCGCAGGGCCGGGGCCACCGCCTGGCGGGGCGCGATCATGGCGACGGTGGGTCTGGCCGGTCTGCTCTCCCTGGTGGGCGCCTCCGACGCGCATTCGCTCGGCACGGCCCAGCGGGTGTTCGCCGGGCTGGTGACGGCCCTTGCGGTGCTCGCGCTGATGATCGCGGGCCGGGCCGCGCACCGGCACCCGGTGGTGCGCAGCGTGCTGCTCGCGACCGCGTCCGGCATAGCGTTCGGCATGTCCTCGGTGTTCACCAAGACGGTCGCCGTCGACTGGAGCGGCGGGCTGTCGGCGGGGGACCTGCCCTCGCTGGCCGCGATCGGTGTCCTGGCCACCGCCGGACTGATGCTGTCCCAGGCCTCCTACCGCGGCGCCGGTCTCGCGGCCCCGCTGGCGACGCTGACGGTCGTGAACCCGGTGGTGGCGGCCGTGGTCGGCATCACGATGTTCGGCGAGACCTTCCGCTACGGCACCACGGGCACCGCGCTCGCCCTGAGCTGCGGTGTGGTGGCGGCGGGCGGCCTGATCCTGCTGACGACCGAGCGGATCCAGCGCACCCACGCCGAGCCGGCGGCGGCCGCGGACACCGGCGGCGGGAGCGTGCTGGTCGCGGCGCCTGCCGAGGAACCGGCCGACGCGCTGGTGCGCGAGGGCGTGCTCGTCGAGCAGATCGCCGCCCTGCGCGAGGAGCTGCTCGTGCCGGCTCCCGGCCTCACCGAGGAGCTGCTCGTGCCGGCTCCCGGCCTGCCCGAGGCGGCGTCCGCGGGCGGCTCGTCCGAGAAGCTGCCCGACCCGGGCGGCGAGCCCCCGGCGTACTACGGCCCCTTCTACGGCGCCGCCTACATCCCGATGCCGGTCCTGGACCGGCATCGGAGCCGGGTCACATCCTGA
- a CDS encoding (2Fe-2S)-binding protein — MVLLLVVDLDPDLAALRPLGAFFVLRTIGGPVGASSPALPTLAQVYENQPSDVYGNALTFRVRKVSGALCAPEPRIAASIAQLGLAARLWSVALGCAARYGHLPDLDPHRLRWDPDASAPDDLWLDAVAPLPADAATIARVVLHGHLEPLTAMLRTDYRLATGLLWGNAASALAGAVRQLGHHGAHALASELLAHPLLAGTLDAAGRRRSCCLYYRLPGGGVCGDCCFTRAPRSSPRGASG, encoded by the coding sequence TTGGTACTACTGCTGGTCGTGGACCTCGACCCGGATCTCGCGGCGCTGCGACCGCTCGGCGCCTTCTTCGTACTACGGACGATCGGCGGCCCTGTCGGGGCATCGAGCCCGGCGCTGCCGACTCTCGCACAAGTCTACGAGAACCAGCCGTCGGATGTTTACGGAAATGCCCTGACTTTTCGTGTCCGGAAGGTCTCCGGCGCCCTGTGCGCCCCCGAACCCCGGATCGCGGCCTCCATCGCCCAGCTGGGCCTGGCGGCCCGGTTGTGGTCGGTGGCACTCGGCTGCGCCGCGCGGTACGGGCACCTCCCCGACCTGGACCCCCACCGGCTGCGCTGGGACCCCGACGCGAGCGCACCCGACGATCTTTGGCTGGACGCGGTGGCACCGCTCCCGGCCGACGCCGCGACCATCGCCCGGGTCGTGCTGCACGGCCATCTCGAACCCCTGACGGCGATGCTGCGCACGGACTACCGGCTGGCCACCGGACTGCTGTGGGGCAACGCCGCCTCCGCGCTCGCGGGAGCCGTCCGGCAGCTGGGCCACCACGGCGCCCACGCCCTCGCGTCGGAGCTCCTCGCCCACCCCCTGCTCGCGGGAACGCTCGACGCCGCCGGCCGCCGCCGCAGCTGCTGTCTGTACTACCGGTTGCCGGGGGGTGGCGTGTGCGGTGACTGTTGCTTCACACGAGCCCCGCGCTCTTCCCCGCGCGGCGCATCTGGGTGA
- the glgA gene encoding glycogen synthase: MRVGLLTREYPPDVYGGAGVHVEFLARELRSLVDLDVHCWGEGRAEGVARHRPWPVLDTANDALRTFSVDLSMAAGLEGRELVHSHTWYANLAGHLGKLLHGIPHVMTAHSLEPLRPWKAEQLGGGYALSSWAERTAIESADAVIAVSGAMREDILGCYPALDPAKVHIVHNGIDTALYRPDHGTEVLDRIGLDRNRPFVLFVGRITRQKGVPHLLRAVRDIDPSAQVVLCAGAPDTPEIDREFRELFEELSRVREGVHWIPQMLPRPEVIQLLTHAAVFVCPSVYEPLGIVNLEAMACGTPVVASRVGGIPEVVDDGRTGLLVTVDDAFETALARALDSVIGDPDTARRMGEAGRERAVGEFGWDAVARRTVRLYEEIVKQA; the protein is encoded by the coding sequence GTGCGAGTGGGCCTGCTGACCCGGGAGTACCCGCCGGACGTGTACGGCGGTGCGGGTGTCCATGTCGAGTTCCTCGCCCGGGAGTTGCGGTCCCTCGTCGACCTGGACGTGCACTGCTGGGGCGAGGGCCGCGCGGAAGGCGTGGCCCGGCACCGGCCCTGGCCCGTGCTGGACACCGCCAACGACGCGCTGCGCACCTTCTCCGTGGACCTCTCCATGGCCGCGGGCCTCGAAGGCCGTGAGCTGGTCCACTCGCACACCTGGTACGCCAACCTCGCCGGCCACCTCGGCAAGCTGCTGCACGGCATTCCGCACGTGATGACCGCCCACTCCCTGGAGCCCCTGCGTCCCTGGAAGGCCGAGCAGCTCGGCGGCGGTTACGCGCTGTCCAGCTGGGCCGAGCGCACCGCGATCGAGTCCGCCGACGCGGTGATCGCCGTGTCGGGAGCCATGCGCGAGGACATCCTCGGCTGCTACCCGGCACTGGATCCGGCCAAGGTCCACATCGTGCACAACGGCATCGACACCGCCCTGTACCGACCCGACCACGGCACCGAGGTGCTGGACCGGATCGGCCTGGACCGGAACCGGCCGTTCGTGCTGTTCGTCGGCCGCATCACCCGCCAGAAGGGTGTGCCGCACCTGCTGCGCGCGGTCCGGGACATCGACCCGTCGGCGCAGGTCGTCCTGTGCGCGGGAGCTCCGGACACCCCGGAGATCGACCGGGAGTTCCGTGAGCTCTTCGAGGAGCTGAGCCGGGTCCGCGAGGGCGTGCACTGGATCCCGCAGATGCTGCCGCGCCCCGAGGTGATCCAGCTGCTCACCCATGCGGCCGTGTTCGTCTGCCCCTCGGTGTACGAACCCCTCGGGATCGTCAACCTGGAGGCGATGGCCTGCGGGACCCCCGTGGTGGCGTCCCGGGTGGGCGGTATCCCGGAGGTCGTGGACGACGGCAGGACCGGACTTCTCGTGACCGTGGACGACGCGTTCGAGACGGCCCTCGCGCGGGCACTCGACTCCGTGATCGGCGATCCGGACACGGCACGGCGGATGGGCGAGGCGGGCCGGGAGCGCGCGGTGGGCGAGTTCGGCTGGGACGCGGTCGCACGGCGCACGGTCCGGCTCTACGAGGAGATCGTCAAACAGGCGTAG
- the glgC gene encoding glucose-1-phosphate adenylyltransferase, translating to MRRGGPSVLGIVLAGGEGKRLMPLTTDRAKPAVTFGGTYRLVDFVLSNLVNGDILRICVLTQYKSHSLDRHITTTWRMSSLLGNYITPVPAQQRLGPRWYLGSADAILQSLNLIYDERPEYVAVFGADHVYRMDPRQMLAQHIESGAGVTVAGIRVPRSESPSFGVISPGSDGLTVERFLEKPADPPGLADDPETVFASMGNYIFTTKALIEALQRDSEDESSVHDMGGSILPQLTDRGEAQLYDFSANHVPGETTRDRGYWRDVGTLDAYYDAHMDLIAERPAFNLYNRQWPIYTHSGQLSPARFNAGGIASESIISAGCLIRGQVTRSVLSPGVLVDPGAVVQGSVLHDNVKIGRGAVVRGAVLDKNTEVPPGATIGVNPERDAELYTVSKGGVIALGKGQLVS from the coding sequence ATGCGTCGTGGCGGACCTTCGGTGCTCGGCATCGTACTCGCGGGTGGAGAGGGCAAACGCCTGATGCCCCTGACCACGGACCGCGCCAAACCGGCGGTCACCTTCGGAGGAACGTATCGCCTGGTCGACTTCGTCCTGTCCAACCTCGTCAACGGCGACATCCTGCGCATCTGCGTGCTCACGCAGTACAAGTCGCACTCGCTGGACCGGCACATCACCACCACCTGGCGGATGTCGAGCCTGCTCGGCAACTACATCACCCCGGTGCCCGCCCAGCAGCGCCTCGGACCGCGCTGGTACCTGGGCAGCGCGGACGCGATCCTGCAGTCCCTGAACCTGATCTACGACGAACGCCCCGAGTACGTGGCGGTGTTCGGCGCCGACCACGTCTACCGCATGGACCCGCGCCAGATGCTCGCGCAGCACATCGAGTCCGGAGCCGGGGTCACGGTCGCCGGGATCCGCGTCCCGCGCTCGGAGTCCCCGTCCTTCGGGGTGATCTCCCCGGGCTCGGACGGCCTCACGGTGGAGCGTTTCCTGGAGAAGCCCGCCGACCCGCCCGGGCTCGCGGACGACCCGGAGACCGTGTTCGCCTCGATGGGCAACTACATCTTCACCACCAAGGCCCTCATCGAGGCGCTCCAGCGGGACTCCGAGGACGAGAGCTCGGTGCACGACATGGGCGGCTCGATCCTCCCGCAGCTCACCGACCGCGGGGAGGCCCAGCTGTACGACTTCAGCGCCAACCACGTCCCCGGCGAGACCACCCGCGACCGCGGCTACTGGCGGGACGTCGGCACCCTGGACGCCTACTACGACGCCCACATGGACCTGATCGCCGAGCGCCCCGCCTTCAACCTCTACAACCGGCAGTGGCCCATCTACACCCACTCCGGCCAGCTCTCCCCGGCCCGCTTCAACGCCGGCGGCATCGCCAGCGAGTCCATCATCAGCGCGGGCTGCCTCATCCGCGGCCAGGTCACGCGGTCCGTGCTCTCACCCGGCGTCCTGGTCGACCCGGGGGCCGTGGTCCAGGGCTCGGTCCTGCACGACAACGTCAAGATCGGCCGGGGCGCGGTGGTCCGCGGTGCCGTCCTCGACAAGAACACCGAGGTCCCGCCGGGTGCCACCATCGGCGTGAACCCGGAGCGGGACGCGGAGCTGTACACGGTGTCCAAGGGCGGGGTGATCGCGCTCGGGAAGGGCCAGCTGGTGTCCTAG
- a CDS encoding PA14 domain-containing protein has protein sequence MEASVHSRHLTRLRDRLALLFAALLGLAGLTAAPALADDPVQARGLKGEYWTQSAPGAFDFHELKATTFDPNLDFDNLEPRLAAATGRSDDVSVRWTGRLVPTASGPHTFSVIGDNGFRLWLGGQLLIDHWVDDWDREQTAQPVELTAGQSYDIKVEYFEHYGGSNLHLRWLPPGGTKEAVPQSAFRLPEGYDYDGPVATTVLGTGRTLKLDFAQPLAAPPAGLTDHLQAVIGGAKWPLGAVKQDPGDPRVLLVDLAEPVVGNRTGTARGTADLRYDGQGGLTGADGNVVKAFWSSGPNRSTYELRTKWADDVGPGNAHPEYPRPQLTRDQWQNLNGRWQFAAAEAGEQPPVGRNLAERILVPYPVESQLSGLERHEDRMWYRRTFTVPADWQIGSGKRLKLNFGAVDWRSEVYVNGTRVAEHTGGYDKFSADITDALKPGRTQELIVGVYDPTDAADGENPPLGKQRLDPSGIWYTPSSGIWQTVWMEPVARDHVDSLKLVPDVPTGRLTVEARGVRDGVPVTATAYDGKRKVATARGRTGGPLTLTLADPHLWSPEDPFLYGLKVTVGADRVGSYFGMRSIAVQNVNGTPRTVLNGEPVFMMATLDQGFWPDGLHTAPTDEALAYDLRVHKQLGFNAVRKHIKVEPDRWFYWADRLGLMVWQDMPAMTAGVNPSPASRAEYEREMKQMIDEHISSPSVVMWVTFNEGWGQYDVGRVAEQAKTWDPTRLVNNQSGLNLGADGNAGDIMDEHGYPSPALPPRPDGRRALVSGEYGGLGLAVPGHAWSVQQSYVDVDPATYTDDYLARLDEVRALACRGGNGAVYTQISDVEGELNGLLTYDRAILKPDAERVRAAHAALIRDASRATPTGC, from the coding sequence ATGGAGGCTTCCGTGCACAGCAGGCACCTCACCCGTCTCAGAGACCGGCTGGCGTTACTGTTCGCCGCCCTGCTCGGGCTCGCCGGCCTGACCGCGGCACCCGCCCTGGCCGACGACCCCGTCCAGGCCCGCGGACTCAAGGGCGAGTACTGGACCCAGTCCGCCCCCGGCGCCTTCGACTTCCACGAGCTCAAGGCCACCACCTTCGACCCCAACCTCGACTTCGACAACCTCGAACCCCGGCTCGCCGCCGCGACCGGCCGCTCGGACGACGTCAGCGTCCGCTGGACCGGCAGACTCGTCCCGACCGCGTCCGGCCCCCACACCTTCTCCGTCATCGGCGACAACGGCTTCCGCCTGTGGCTCGGCGGACAGCTCCTCATCGACCACTGGGTCGACGACTGGGACCGCGAACAGACCGCGCAGCCCGTCGAGTTGACCGCCGGACAGTCCTACGACATCAAGGTCGAGTACTTCGAGCACTACGGCGGCTCCAACCTCCACCTGCGCTGGCTCCCGCCCGGCGGCACCAAGGAGGCGGTCCCGCAGTCGGCGTTCCGGCTCCCCGAGGGTTACGACTACGACGGGCCGGTCGCGACCACCGTCCTCGGCACCGGTCGCACCCTGAAGCTCGACTTCGCCCAGCCGCTCGCCGCGCCCCCGGCCGGCCTCACCGACCACCTCCAGGCGGTGATCGGCGGCGCCAAGTGGCCCTTGGGAGCGGTGAAACAGGACCCGGGGGACCCCCGCGTGCTCCTGGTCGACCTAGCCGAACCCGTCGTGGGCAACAGGACCGGCACCGCCCGCGGCACCGCCGATCTGCGCTACGACGGTCAGGGCGGGCTCACCGGCGCCGACGGCAACGTTGTCAAGGCGTTCTGGAGCAGCGGCCCCAACCGCTCGACGTACGAGCTGCGTACGAAGTGGGCGGACGACGTGGGCCCGGGCAACGCCCATCCCGAGTACCCGCGGCCGCAGTTGACCCGCGACCAGTGGCAGAACCTCAACGGGCGCTGGCAGTTCGCCGCCGCCGAGGCCGGTGAGCAGCCGCCCGTGGGCCGGAACCTGGCCGAGCGCATCCTCGTCCCGTACCCGGTCGAGTCCCAGCTCTCCGGTCTGGAACGGCACGAGGACCGCATGTGGTACCGCCGCACCTTCACCGTCCCGGCCGACTGGCAGATCGGCTCCGGCAAGCGCCTGAAGCTCAACTTCGGCGCGGTCGACTGGCGTTCCGAGGTGTACGTCAACGGGACCAGGGTCGCCGAACACACCGGCGGCTACGACAAGTTCAGTGCCGACATCACCGACGCGCTGAAGCCGGGCCGCACCCAGGAACTGATCGTTGGCGTGTACGACCCCACCGACGCGGCCGACGGCGAGAACCCGCCCCTCGGCAAGCAGCGTCTGGACCCGAGCGGCATCTGGTACACCCCGTCCTCCGGCATCTGGCAGACCGTCTGGATGGAGCCTGTCGCCCGCGACCACGTCGACTCCCTCAAGCTGGTCCCCGACGTCCCCACCGGACGGCTCACGGTCGAGGCGCGGGGTGTCCGCGACGGCGTACCGGTCACGGCGACGGCGTACGACGGGAAGCGGAAGGTCGCCACGGCCCGCGGCCGGACCGGTGGGCCGCTCACCCTGACCCTCGCCGACCCGCACCTGTGGTCGCCCGAGGACCCCTTCCTGTACGGCCTGAAGGTGACCGTCGGCGCCGACCGCGTCGGCAGCTACTTCGGGATGCGTTCCATCGCCGTCCAGAACGTGAACGGCACCCCGCGCACGGTCCTCAACGGCGAGCCGGTCTTCATGATGGCCACTCTCGACCAGGGCTTCTGGCCCGACGGCCTGCACACCGCGCCCACCGACGAGGCCCTCGCGTACGACCTGAGGGTGCACAAGCAGCTCGGCTTCAACGCCGTGCGCAAGCACATCAAGGTCGAACCCGACCGCTGGTTCTACTGGGCCGACCGGCTGGGCCTGATGGTCTGGCAGGACATGCCCGCCATGACCGCGGGAGTGAACCCGAGCCCGGCCTCTCGCGCGGAGTACGAGCGCGAGATGAAACAGATGATCGACGAACACATCAGCAGCCCGTCGGTCGTCATGTGGGTGACCTTCAACGAGGGCTGGGGGCAGTACGACGTCGGCCGGGTCGCCGAACAGGCCAAAACCTGGGACCCGACCCGCCTGGTCAACAACCAGTCGGGGCTCAACCTGGGCGCCGACGGGAACGCCGGCGACATCATGGACGAGCACGGCTACCCCAGCCCCGCCCTGCCGCCCCGTCCGGACGGCAGACGTGCCCTGGTCAGCGGCGAGTACGGCGGCCTCGGCCTGGCCGTGCCCGGACACGCCTGGTCGGTCCAGCAGTCGTACGTCGACGTCGATCCGGCGACCTACACCGACGACTACCTGGCCAGACTCGACGAGGTGCGGGCCCTGGCCTGCCGCGGTGGCAACGGAGCCGTCTACACCCAGATCTCGGACGTCGAGGGCGAGCTGAACGGACTGCTCACCTACGACCGCGCGATCCTGAAACCGGATGCCGAGCGGGTCCGGGCCGCACACGCGGCCCTCATCCGTGACGCCTCCCGGGCGACTCCGACAGGGTGTTGA
- a CDS encoding wax ester/triacylglycerol synthase family O-acyltransferase: MTSDLLAPLDLAFWNMESAEHPMHLGALGVFSAHSPTAGAHAADLLAGRAAAVPGLRMRIRDVWPLGFPYAFGGAARVPDPGFDPLRHVLLHAPTADFHTEAGRLMQRPLDRERPPWEAHVLPGEDGVSFAVLFKFHHALADGLRALTLAAAVLDPMEMPTRRPRPEEPAKSLLPDVRKLPGLVRGAVSDLGRALDIGASVALSSLGAQPCAALTSEPSGTRRTAGVVVDLDDVHRVRKSRGGTVNDVLIAVVAGALRRWLDERGDGSEGVAPRALIPVSRRRPRTAHPQGNRLSGYLMRLPVHDPDPLGRLDTVRTAMDRNKDAGPNRGAGAVALLADHVPALGHRLGGPLAGQGARLWFDILVTSVPLPGIGLKLGGNPVTEVYPFAPLARGQSLAVAVSTYRGQVHYGLVADAEAVPDLDLLARALTEEVKELLVACGS; encoded by the coding sequence TTGACTTCTGACCTGCTGGCCCCTCTCGACCTGGCGTTCTGGAACATGGAGTCCGCCGAGCACCCGATGCACCTGGGGGCGCTCGGCGTCTTCTCGGCACACTCGCCCACCGCCGGCGCCCACGCGGCCGACCTGCTCGCGGGCCGCGCCGCCGCCGTCCCCGGACTGCGGATGCGGATCCGGGACGTGTGGCCGCTCGGCTTCCCCTACGCCTTCGGGGGAGCCGCCCGCGTCCCCGACCCCGGCTTCGACCCGCTCCGCCACGTCCTGCTGCACGCCCCGACCGCGGACTTCCACACCGAGGCCGGCCGCCTCATGCAGCGGCCGCTGGACCGCGAACGCCCGCCCTGGGAGGCGCACGTCCTGCCGGGGGAGGACGGGGTCTCCTTCGCCGTGCTCTTCAAGTTCCACCACGCCCTGGCCGACGGACTGCGGGCACTGACGCTCGCCGCCGCCGTCCTGGACCCGATGGAGATGCCCACCCGCCGGCCACGCCCCGAGGAGCCCGCCAAGAGCCTGCTCCCGGACGTCCGCAAGCTGCCGGGGCTGGTCCGGGGTGCCGTCTCCGACCTGGGCCGCGCCCTCGACATCGGCGCCTCCGTCGCCCTGTCCTCCCTGGGCGCGCAGCCCTGCGCCGCCCTCACCTCCGAGCCGAGCGGCACCCGCCGCACCGCCGGGGTCGTCGTCGACCTCGACGACGTGCACCGCGTCCGCAAGAGCCGGGGCGGCACCGTCAACGACGTCCTGATCGCGGTCGTCGCGGGCGCCCTGCGCCGCTGGCTGGACGAGCGCGGCGACGGCAGCGAGGGTGTGGCCCCCCGTGCCCTGATCCCCGTCTCCAGACGCCGTCCGCGCACCGCGCACCCGCAGGGCAACCGGCTCTCCGGGTACCTGATGAGGCTCCCGGTGCACGACCCCGACCCGCTGGGCCGCCTCGACACCGTCCGCACGGCCATGGACCGCAACAAGGACGCCGGGCCGAACCGGGGCGCGGGCGCGGTCGCCCTGCTCGCCGACCACGTCCCGGCTCTCGGCCACCGGCTCGGCGGGCCCCTGGCCGGCCAGGGCGCCCGGCTGTGGTTCGACATCCTCGTCACCAGCGTCCCGCTGCCCGGCATCGGCCTGAAGCTCGGCGGCAACCCGGTCACCGAGGTCTATCCCTTCGCTCCGCTCGCCCGTGGCCAGTCCCTCGCGGTCGCCGTCTCGACCTACCGCGGACAGGTCCACTACGGCCTCGTCGCCGACGCGGAAGCGGTGCCTGACCTGGACCTGCTGGCCCGAGCGCTGACCGAGGAGGTGAAGGAGCTGCTGGTCGCCTGCGGTTCTTGA
- a CDS encoding SDR family NAD(P)-dependent oxidoreductase codes for MTVTEDGSATTMDEVVREPGGEGDFGPGIDPERLAVCLSVLDELDKLEVDHPDAIAVRRATAGIYRTVKQRRRQERRAAKTAHDKAVTEATATGSAQRIDDETEGILPSSRTEEGRIAGILQRPRSCYTCKTRYVEVDYFYHQLCPDCARLNRDKRDARADLTGKRALLTGGRAKIGMYIALRLLRDGAHTTITTRFPKDAIRRFKAMDDSGDWLHRLEVVGIDLRDPAQAVALAEQVAEAGPLDILVNNATQTVRRLPSAYAALVDGESAPLPAGELPAHHVIGAFGSGAVDGLASLPAGISGLDAQQVADLALVAGNASVARHLDGTAIDAGGLVPDVVDSNTWVQTIDQISPVELLETQLCNYTSPFILISALRPAMADAAKKAASGRAYVVNVSAMEGVFGRGYKGAGHPNTNAAKAAMNMVTRTSAQEMFQTDGILMTSVDTGWITDERPHFDKLRLAEEGFHAPLDLVDGAARVYDPIVRGEDGEDVYGVFLKDYAPGKW; via the coding sequence ATGACGGTGACAGAGGACGGCTCGGCGACGACCATGGACGAGGTCGTGCGCGAGCCCGGTGGCGAGGGCGACTTCGGCCCCGGCATCGACCCGGAGCGGCTGGCCGTCTGCCTCAGCGTGCTCGACGAGCTCGACAAGCTGGAGGTCGACCACCCCGACGCGATCGCCGTGCGCCGGGCCACCGCCGGGATCTACCGGACCGTCAAGCAGCGCCGCCGGCAGGAGCGCCGCGCCGCCAAGACCGCCCACGACAAGGCGGTCACCGAGGCCACGGCGACCGGCTCGGCCCAGCGCATCGACGACGAGACCGAGGGCATCCTGCCGTCGTCGCGGACCGAGGAGGGCAGGATCGCGGGGATACTCCAGCGCCCGCGCTCCTGCTACACCTGCAAGACCCGGTACGTCGAGGTCGACTACTTCTACCACCAGCTCTGTCCGGACTGCGCCCGCCTGAACCGCGACAAGCGCGACGCCCGCGCCGACCTCACCGGCAAGCGGGCCCTGCTCACCGGCGGCCGTGCCAAGATCGGCATGTACATCGCGCTGCGGCTGCTGCGCGACGGCGCGCACACCACGATCACCACCCGTTTCCCGAAGGACGCCATCCGCCGCTTCAAGGCCATGGACGACTCCGGGGACTGGCTGCACCGCCTGGAGGTCGTCGGCATCGACCTGCGCGACCCGGCGCAGGCCGTGGCCCTCGCCGAGCAGGTCGCCGAGGCGGGCCCGCTCGACATCCTCGTCAACAACGCGACCCAGACCGTACGCCGGCTGCCCTCCGCCTACGCCGCCCTGGTCGACGGCGAGAGCGCCCCGCTGCCCGCCGGTGAACTCCCCGCCCACCACGTCATCGGCGCCTTCGGCTCCGGCGCGGTCGACGGACTCGCCTCCCTGCCCGCCGGGATCTCCGGCCTCGACGCCCAGCAGGTCGCCGACCTCGCCCTGGTCGCGGGCAACGCCAGCGTGGCCCGGCACCTCGACGGCACCGCCATCGACGCGGGCGGCCTCGTCCCCGACGTCGTGGACAGCAACACCTGGGTCCAGACCATCGACCAGATCTCCCCGGTGGAGCTCCTGGAGACCCAGCTCTGCAACTACACGTCCCCGTTCATCCTGATCAGCGCGCTGCGCCCGGCCATGGCCGACGCCGCGAAGAAGGCGGCCAGCGGACGCGCCTACGTCGTGAACGTCTCCGCGATGGAGGGTGTCTTCGGCCGCGGCTACAAGGGCGCGGGCCACCCCAACACCAATGCCGCCAAGGCCGCCATGAACATGGTCACGCGAACCAGCGCCCAGGAGATGTTCCAGACCGACGGCATCCTGATGACCTCGGTCGACACGGGCTGGATCACCGACGAGCGCCCCCACTTCGACAAGCTCCGCCTCGCTGAGGAGGGCTTCCACGCCCCCCTCGACCTGGTCGACGGCGCGGCCCGCGTCTACGACCCGATCGTGCGCGGCGAGGACGGCGAGGACGTGTACGGGGTCTTCCTGAAGGACTACGCGCCCGGGAAGTGGTGA
- a CDS encoding SDR family oxidoreductase, whose translation MTSPYGLHGRAALVTGGTRGIGREVARQLADAGALVCVTARDREEVRRTAAELGGIGLEGSVADPAHHSALVDLALREFGRIDIVVNNAATNQPYGPLMDVDPRAWREAFTVNVEAPLRLVQAVWRGWMREHGGSVVNVCTEGAGHVGPNVGAYGTSKAALLHLTQQLAGELAPRVRVNSVSPGLVRTEMARFVWEKGPVGLPLGRIGEPADIARAVVWLVSDAAEWITGADLLVDGGTRVRAAHPGGYAVHDRLRSHAPPDS comes from the coding sequence ATGACGTCCCCGTACGGACTGCACGGCAGAGCCGCCCTGGTGACCGGCGGCACCCGCGGGATCGGGCGCGAGGTGGCCCGGCAACTGGCCGACGCCGGCGCGCTGGTGTGCGTCACGGCCCGGGACCGGGAGGAGGTCCGGCGCACCGCCGCCGAGCTCGGCGGCATCGGACTCGAGGGCAGCGTCGCCGACCCCGCGCATCACAGCGCCCTCGTGGACCTCGCCCTGCGCGAGTTCGGCCGGATCGACATCGTGGTCAACAACGCGGCAACGAATCAGCCGTACGGACCGCTCATGGACGTGGACCCCCGGGCGTGGCGCGAGGCCTTCACCGTCAACGTCGAGGCACCGCTGCGGCTGGTGCAGGCGGTGTGGCGCGGATGGATGCGGGAGCACGGCGGGTCGGTGGTCAACGTCTGCACGGAGGGCGCAGGTCACGTCGGCCCGAACGTCGGCGCGTACGGCACCAGCAAGGCGGCCCTGCTGCACCTGACCCAGCAGCTCGCGGGCGAGCTGGCGCCGCGGGTACGGGTCAACTCCGTCTCGCCCGGTCTGGTACGCACGGAGATGGCCAGGTTCGTGTGGGAGAAGGGGCCCGTCGGGCTGCCGCTGGGCCGCATCGGCGAGCCGGCGGACATCGCGCGGGCCGTGGTGTGGCTCGTGTCCGACGCGGCGGAGTGGATCACCGGGGCGGATCTGCTGGTGGACGGGGGCACACGGGTACGGGCGGCGCACCCGGGCGGGTACGCCGTCCACGACCGGCTGCGGTCGCACGCCCCGCCGGACTCCTGA